A single genomic interval of Picosynechococcus sp. PCC 7003 harbors:
- a CDS encoding NUDIX hydrolase — MAYRNPAPTVDIIVELCDRPHRPIILVERKYEPFGWAIPGGFVDYGETVEGAAKREALEEISLEVQLVEQFCVYSDPARDPRQHTISVVFIATATGDPKAADDAKTVGIFQPWDVPQNLCFDHGRILQDYWSYRHHGMRPRLGA; from the coding sequence ATGGCTTACCGTAATCCTGCTCCCACCGTCGATATCATTGTTGAACTCTGCGATCGTCCCCATCGGCCAATTATTTTAGTTGAACGCAAATATGAACCCTTTGGCTGGGCGATTCCAGGGGGTTTTGTGGATTATGGTGAAACGGTGGAGGGGGCCGCAAAACGGGAAGCCCTAGAGGAAATTTCCCTGGAGGTGCAATTGGTTGAGCAATTTTGTGTGTACTCTGATCCCGCCCGTGATCCGCGCCAACACACCATTAGTGTGGTCTTTATCGCCACGGCAACGGGAGACCCCAAAGCGGCAGATGATGCCAAAACAGTCGGCATTTTTCAGCCGTGGGACGTCCCGCAAAATTTATGTTTTGATCATGGGCGCATTTTGCAGGATTATTGGTCTTACCGCCACCACGGGATGCGTCCCCGTTTGGGTGCTTAA
- a CDS encoding RidA family protein, producing MEKKVIQTNNAPAPVGPYNQAIAASGKMLFCSGQIALDPATGQIIDGDVQAQTKQVMANLAAVLKEAGATWENVVKTGVFLKDMNDFAAVNAVYATYFDEATAPARACVEVARLPKDVLVEIECIAVL from the coding sequence ATGGAAAAAAAAGTTATTCAAACTAATAATGCCCCCGCCCCCGTTGGCCCCTATAACCAGGCGATCGCCGCTTCCGGAAAGATGTTATTTTGTTCTGGCCAAATTGCGCTTGATCCCGCCACGGGCCAAATTATTGATGGGGATGTGCAAGCCCAAACCAAACAGGTCATGGCAAATTTAGCGGCGGTGTTAAAAGAAGCTGGTGCCACTTGGGAAAATGTGGTTAAAACGGGCGTTTTCCTAAAGGATATGAATGATTTTGCAGCGGTTAATGCTGTGTATGCCACCTATTTTGATGAAGCTACAGCCCCTGCCCGCGCCTGTGTCGAAGTGGCCCGTCTGCCGAAGGATGTCCTTGTCGAGATTGAATGTATTGCCGTGCTTTAA
- a CDS encoding DEAD/DEAH box helicase: protein MTTSFQTIGLSDARVDLLENIGFEKPTEIQSKAIPAILEGRDVVGLSQTGTGKTAAYSLPFLEKIDLEQKTVQGLILTPTRELAVQVTQSLKEFAVDRRLWVLTVCGGQSMERQIRSLQRGVHIVVGTPGRVIDLLERGKLSFEELRWAVLDEADEMLSMGFIDDVKKILRQSPKTRQTVCFSATMPPAIRDLVENFLNDPINITIKQPQVTPDRIAQEVYMIPRGWSKTKALLPILEMADPESAIIFVRTKRTASELTNELVEAGQSADEYHGDLNQNQREKLVRRFKEGKIKMIVATDIAARGLDVENLSHVINFDLPDNTESYIHRIGRTGRAGKTGTAIALVEPSDRRLLRQIERRVKQSLKVSTIPSRTEVEAQRVTRLETQVREALAGERMASFLPIVKRLGDEYDPQAIAAAVLQMMYDTNSPEWLNEDWEVPEVSTTTGLPKPTKKGGRSSGRRSSNYKGGGGGYKGDRSRGRRSYSSNRS, encoded by the coding sequence ATGACCACTTCTTTTCAAACCATCGGCTTATCCGACGCTCGCGTTGACCTGTTAGAAAATATCGGCTTCGAAAAGCCCACCGAGATTCAAAGTAAAGCGATCCCCGCAATCCTTGAAGGACGGGACGTAGTCGGGCTTTCCCAAACAGGTACGGGTAAAACCGCCGCCTACTCTCTGCCTTTCCTCGAAAAAATCGACCTAGAACAAAAGACTGTCCAGGGCTTGATCCTCACGCCCACCCGTGAACTGGCAGTGCAGGTGACCCAGTCCCTCAAGGAATTCGCCGTAGACCGTCGTCTCTGGGTGCTCACCGTCTGTGGTGGCCAATCCATGGAACGGCAAATTCGCAGCTTGCAAAGAGGCGTCCACATTGTTGTGGGGACTCCGGGCCGAGTGATCGATCTCCTCGAACGGGGTAAGTTGTCCTTTGAGGAACTCCGTTGGGCAGTGCTCGACGAAGCCGATGAAATGCTCAGCATGGGTTTCATTGATGATGTGAAAAAGATTTTGCGTCAGTCCCCGAAAACTCGCCAAACGGTTTGTTTCTCGGCGACCATGCCCCCCGCAATCCGGGATCTCGTGGAAAATTTCCTCAATGATCCGATCAACATCACGATCAAACAGCCCCAGGTAACCCCCGACCGCATTGCCCAAGAGGTCTATATGATTCCGCGTGGTTGGTCAAAAACCAAGGCGCTACTGCCAATCTTGGAAATGGCAGACCCGGAATCGGCGATCATCTTTGTGCGCACCAAACGCACGGCTTCGGAGTTGACCAACGAGTTGGTTGAAGCAGGCCAAAGTGCCGATGAATACCACGGTGACCTCAACCAAAACCAACGGGAAAAACTGGTACGTCGCTTTAAGGAAGGCAAGATCAAGATGATTGTCGCCACGGATATTGCGGCCCGGGGTCTTGACGTGGAAAACCTCAGCCACGTCATCAACTTTGATTTGCCGGATAATACGGAAAGTTACATCCACCGGATCGGTCGGACAGGCCGGGCTGGGAAAACGGGTACCGCGATCGCCCTTGTTGAACCCAGCGATCGCCGTCTGTTGCGTCAAATTGAACGGCGCGTCAAACAGTCCCTCAAGGTTTCAACGATTCCCAGTCGGACTGAAGTGGAAGCCCAACGGGTAACCCGCCTGGAAACCCAGGTACGGGAAGCTTTAGCTGGCGAACGCATGGCTTCTTTCTTACCGATTGTGAAGCGTTTGGGTGATGAGTATGATCCCCAGGCGATCGCCGCGGCGGTACTGCAGATGATGTACGACACCAATTCCCCTGAATGGCTCAATGAAGATTGGGAAGTGCCAGAAGTCAGCACGACGACTGGTTTACCCAAGCCCACGAAAAAAGGTGGCCGCAGCAGCGGACGTCGCTCTTCTAACTACAAAGGGGGTGGCGGTGGCTACAAAGGCGATCGCTCCCGGGGACGCCGTTCCTACAGTTCCAACCGCTCCTAG